A window of Malania oleifera isolate guangnan ecotype guangnan chromosome 5, ASM2987363v1, whole genome shotgun sequence contains these coding sequences:
- the LOC131155003 gene encoding MOB kinase activator-like 1A isoform X2, whose protein sequence is MSLFGLGRNQRTFRPKKSAPSGSKGAQLRKHIDATLGSGNLREAVRLPPGEDANEWLAVNTVDFFNQVNLLYGTLTEFCTPENCPTMTAGPKYEYRWADGVQIKKPIEVSAPKYVEYLMDWIESQLDNESIFPQRLGAPFPPNFKEVVKTIFKRLFRVYAHIYHSHFQKIVSLKEEAHLNTCFKHFILFTCEFVLIDKKELAPLQELIDSIIAPY, encoded by the exons ATGAGTCTCTTCGGTCTGGGCAG GAACCAAAGGACATTTCGCCCAAAAAAGAGTGCACCTTCTGGGAGTAAg GGGGCTCAGCTAAGAAAACACATTGATGCTACACTGGGCAGTGGAAATCTGAGGGAAGCAGTCAGACTCCCCCCTGGAGAGGATGCAAATGAGTGGCTTGCTGTTAACa CTGTGGATTTCTTCAACCAGGTGAATCTGCTATATGGTACCCTCACAGAGTTCTGTACACCTGAAAATTGTCCTACAATGACTGCAGGCCCCAA GTATGAGTATAGATGGGCAGATGGTGTGCAAATTAAGAAACCTATTGAAGTTTCTGCTCCAAAATATGTTGAATACTTGATGGATTGGATTGAATCTCAGCTTGACAATGAATCTATATTTCCTCAAAGGCTTG GTGCACCATTTCCTCCTAACTTCAAGGAAGTTGTAAAGACAATATTTAAACGTCTGTTCCGTGTATATGCCCACATATATCACTCTCACTTCCAGAAGATTGTGAGTCTTAAGGAGGAGGCCCATCTAAACACTTGCTTCAAACATTTCATTCTATTTACCTGT GAATTTGTGCTGATTGACAAAAAGGAGTTGGCGCCGCTTCAAGAGCTTATCGACTCCATCATTGCCCCTTACTGA
- the LOC131155003 gene encoding MOB kinase activator-like 1A isoform X1, translating into MSLFGLGRNQRTFRPKKSAPSGSKGAQLRKHIDATLGSGNLREAVRLPPGEDANEWLAVNTVDFFNQVNLLYGTLTEFCTPENCPTMTAGPKYEYRWADGVQIKKPIEVSAPKYVEYLMDWIESQLDNESIFPQRLGAPFPPNFKEVVKTIFKRLFRVYAHIYHSHFQKIVSLKEEAHLNTCFKHFILFTCVSHFGNLRFPLPSGLLRVPLIYFQFKDPLFLLSSLQKFDY; encoded by the exons ATGAGTCTCTTCGGTCTGGGCAG GAACCAAAGGACATTTCGCCCAAAAAAGAGTGCACCTTCTGGGAGTAAg GGGGCTCAGCTAAGAAAACACATTGATGCTACACTGGGCAGTGGAAATCTGAGGGAAGCAGTCAGACTCCCCCCTGGAGAGGATGCAAATGAGTGGCTTGCTGTTAACa CTGTGGATTTCTTCAACCAGGTGAATCTGCTATATGGTACCCTCACAGAGTTCTGTACACCTGAAAATTGTCCTACAATGACTGCAGGCCCCAA GTATGAGTATAGATGGGCAGATGGTGTGCAAATTAAGAAACCTATTGAAGTTTCTGCTCCAAAATATGTTGAATACTTGATGGATTGGATTGAATCTCAGCTTGACAATGAATCTATATTTCCTCAAAGGCTTG GTGCACCATTTCCTCCTAACTTCAAGGAAGTTGTAAAGACAATATTTAAACGTCTGTTCCGTGTATATGCCCACATATATCACTCTCACTTCCAGAAGATTGTGAGTCTTAAGGAGGAGGCCCATCTAAACACTTGCTTCAAACATTTCATTCTATTTACCTGTGTAAGTCACTTTGGAAACTTACGCTTTCCTTTGCCCTCTGGCTTACTTAGAGTTCCTCTCATTTATTTTCAATTCAAAGATCCTCTCTTTCTCTTGAGTTCCTTGCAAAAGTTTGATTATTAG